GCCCGGGCGGACGTGGTCACGGCCGGCGGCCGGACGGCGGTCAGCCGCCGGCCGCGGTCACTTGCGGCGGGGAACGACCGTGTGGGGCGTCGCGTAGTCGGAGCCGTCGTCCACGATCACGATCTTCGGAATGATCCGGGTCGCGACCTCCTCACCACCGGCCGGCGGCGCGCCGGCGGAGGCGGCAGCGGCGGGCGCGGCAGCACCCGGCGCCGATCCGCCCGACCCGGCATCGCCCGACCCGGCACCGGCCGGCGCGGCACCGCTCGACGGCACACCGCTCGACGACACACCGGCCGACGGCGCGGCGGCCGGCTTCGGCGGCACCACCGAATCGGGCGCCGGCCCCACGGCGGGAGCGTCCGCGAAGGCGTCGGCGGAGGCGGCCGGAGCGACCCGGCCGGGCACGAAACCGGGCTCGGCGGGCGTCACCGGGAGCACCTCGGTGGCCGCGTCGCCCGGCACGGACTGACCGCCGCCGGGCGCGGGGACGGCCGCCTGCACCGGGGCCGGGGCGGTCGCGGGGACGGCCGCCGGGAATCCCGCCTCCCGGGCGTCCTCGGCCGCCGGAGGCGCGTCGACGGTCAGCACGATCTCCCCGGTGTCCGCCTCGGAGTCCACCGGACGGGCCGCCGGGCGGGCCACCGACCGCAGCTGGACGGTGCCCCCCACCACGACGGGCTCGGCCACGACCGCGTCCTCGCCCGCCGCCGCGTCGGCCGCGGGCACCGCGGCGACCTGCGGGCCGGGCTCCGGCTCGGGCTCCACGGCACCGACGGCCGCGCCGGTCAGCGAGGCCAGGGTGCCCTTGATGTGGTCGAGGTGCTGCTGGACCACTTCGTAGCGGGTCTCGAACTCCGACTGCTCCTGCTCGCTGATCGCGTTGACCCGCTCCGCCTCCCGGCGGGCCCGGTCGATCAGCTGGTCCGCCTTGGCCTGGGCCTCGGCGTCCGACTGCTTGATCTGGCTGAGCACCGTCTCGCGGAACTGCTCGGCCTCCTTGAGCCGGCGCTCCGCGGTCATGGTGATCTTGGCGTCCTCGGCGTCGGCCTTCACCACCGCGGCGGCGAACATCTCGTCCGCGCTGCGGCGCAGGTCGGCCAGGGCCGCCTCGGCCTGCTCGGAGGCCTCGGCGGCGGCCACCCGCACCTTGGCGGCGTGCGCGGTGGCGGCGTCCCGAACGCCGCGGGCGTCGCGGTCCGCCTCGCCGCGCAGCTTCTCGGCCTCGGCCCGGGTGCGCTCCTCGCTGCGCCGGGCGGCCTGGTCGGACTCGGCGCGCAGGGCGGCCGCGTACTCCTCGGCGGCCCGGGCCAGCGCCTGGCCGGCCTCGTAGACCTCGTCCCGGGTGTCCTCGGCGAAGCGCTCCGCGGCCTCGCGGACCGCCAGCGCCTCGGCCTCGGCCCCGGCGGCCAGCCCGGCGGCCTGCTCGCTGAGCACGCTGTAGTCGGGCTCCGGCGCGTTCTCGGCGGCCTGCTGGATGTCGGCGAGCCGCTTCTCCATCTCCCGCAGGCCGGCGCCGAGCACGCTCAACCGCTCCCAGGCGGCGTCCCGCTGGGCGGTCAACGCGACCAGCGACCGGTCGACCTGTTCGGGCGCGTAGCCACGCCGGCCAACGGTGAAGCCGTACTGGGAGACGGCGTCGCTCATGGGCTCTTCCCCTCGTGATCACGGGCTGCGGAGCCCAGGGCCGGGACGAATCGATGCGTGGCGAGGAGCGGGCGGGTACGACCGTCCTCTTGACCTATTTTGCGCAGATCGTGGCGAAACCCCAACGAGGCACCGCCGTGCCGACACGGACGGGGGCCGTACCCGAGGCCGGTACGCCCCCGTCACCTGCGGCGATCCGCTAGAGCAGACCGTCCCAGAACTGTTCGAGAAGAACCGCCCACCAGGTGTCCGCCGACTGCAGCGCCGCCGGGTCGACCGCGGCCAGCTGGGTCTGGAAGTCGGTGGTCCAGCGGCCCGCCTGGTCCGGGGTGAGCGAGTACCGCAGCCGCCACATCCGGCCCAGCAGGGCGAGCGAACGGACGAACTCCGGCACGCCGGTGTTCACGAAGCGCGGCGGCTCCCCGCCGCCCTCCAGGTCCACCGCCACCACGGCCGCCGTGCCGTACTGCACGCACAGCTGGCGCCCGTAGTCGTTGCCGAGAACGAGGTAGCCGCCGAAGTCCGGCCCGCCCTGGACGCCCCGCTCGGCGGCCAGCTCGGCCAGCGTCGGGATCGGGCGGCCCTCCTGCGCCTGGGCCCAGAAGAACGGCCCGAAGTCCCGCGGCAGACCGGCCCACATCAGGGTCTGCGCGACCGGCTCCGGCACCCCCTGGCGGGAGACCGCGCGCTGCTCGAAGCGGAACACGGCCGGCCCGAAGGCCTGGCCCAGCTCCGCCGCCAGCTGCTGCGGCGGGAGCGGCGGCAGCGGCGGCACACTGCCCGGCGCCGGCAGCGGCGCCCGGACGGGGCGCGGGCGCTGCGGGGCGGAGGCCAGCTGGTGCAGCTCGTCCAGATGGTCCAGCAGGTGGGACATCCCGGCCTGCCGGGCCTGCTGGTCCCGCCCGTAGCCGGCGGTGTGGGTCAGCCGCACGTTCGGCCAGGACGCCCGGATCATCCGCGCGCAGTAGCCGCCCGGCAGGTCGCAGGACTCCAGCTCGGTGTACAGCTCCAGCACCTGCTCCGGCGGGACGTTCAGCCGGCGCAGCTCCTGGAGGATCTTCCACTCCGGGTGCGGCGTGCCCGGCTCGCTGCGCTGCAGCAGCTTCTGCTCCGAGCCGTCGGGGGCCCGGTAGCTGAGCGCGGCGAAGTAGCCGGGGCCGACCACCGGGACCCCGGGGGGCACCGGCGGGCCCTGCGGGCCGGGGGCGGGCGGCGGCACCACGGCGGGCGCGACGGCCGGGCCCGCGGCCCCGGGCGCACCGGCGCCCGGGTAGCCGTAGCCGGCCGGCGGCACGGCCGGGCGCGGCGTGCCGGGGCCGCCGGGCAGCTCGACCGCGTGGGCCAGCTGGGTCCGCTCGTACGCGACACCTGCGGCCGGACCGCCCGGGGCGCCGGGCGGCGCGGCGGCGGGGGCCGGCGCGGGCGGGCCGTCGGCGCCGCGCAGCCCGGGCGGCGGGGGCGGCGGCGGGGCGCTGGAACCGGATCGGCCGAGGCCGCCGGCCGCCGGAGCGACGCCGGGGGACTGGCGCAGTCCGCCCGGCGGAGGCGGCGGCGGGGCGCTCGCACCGCGGCCGGCACCGCCCTGGGCGGGCCCGGCGCCGCCGCGCAGGTCGGCGGGCGGCGGGGGCGGCGGGGCGCTGGAACCGGACCGGCCGAGGCCGGCCGGGCCGGGGGCCGCGGGGGCGCCGGGCAGGCCCATCAGGCCGGGCGCCGCGTCGGGCGAGGCCAGCATGGTCGGCGCGTGGTCGACGCCGGGGCCGACCACGGGCGGACCGGGCACGCCCGGAGCGCCGGGCAGGCCCTCCGGGGGCGCCAGCATCGTGGCGGCGTGGTCGACCGGGGGCTGCGGGGTGCCGGGCGCGCCGGGCAGCCCGGCCAGGCCCGGCGGGCCGCCGGGCGGGGCGAGCACGGTCGGCGCGTACCCGTCGGCGGCCTGCTGCTGGGCCGGGAACGGCGGTGTGGCACCGGGCGGCGCCGGGGGGCCGGCGGGCATCCCCTCGGGCAGCAGCACGGTGGCGGCCTCGCCGCCGGCGGGCGGCGCGGGCGCGTCCCGGCCGGACGGCGGGGCGAGCATGGTCGGCGCATCCCCGGCCGGGCGGTCGGAGGCGGGCGGCGTGCTGAGGACGGCGGGCCCGGCGCCCTGGCCGTACCCGCCGGCGAACTCCGGCTCGGGCGCGGGCGGGGCGGCGGGTGTCGGGGCCGGTGCCGGGGCCGGGGCCGGTTGCTGGGCGGCCGGTGCGGGCGCGCCGAGCCGCGCGGCCTCCGCCGCGATCGCCGCCGCGCCGGCCTCCTGCAGCCACTGCGGCGGGCTGAGCAGGAACGAGGTCGCCTCGACCGGACCCGGGGCCGGTCGGGCGGCACCCGCCGGGTTCGCCCCCACGGGCCGTCCGTAGACCTCCTCGTACTGCCGGACGACCTCGTTCACCGGCAGGGCCGGCCACAGGGTGCTCGCCCCGGTGTCCCGGGCGATCACCAGCCGTACCTCGCCGCCGTCGCCCGCCGGGCCCTCGGCCGGGTCCACCGACCAGCACACGAAGCCCAGGTCGAACTCCCGGACCCGTACCTCGCGCTGCTGCGAGCGCGGCACCCCGCCATTGATCCAGTCGTCCGCGACCGCCTGCGCCTGCGCGTACGTCACCACGCCCGGTTCACCCCTGTCCGCTCACCATCTGTTGCCTGCCCCGCCCGCCGCCCGCCGCGCATCTCAGCGCACCGGGACGGCCCGGGCGAACCCGCCGTCCACCATCAGCTCCGCGACCGTCTCCAGCTCCGGCGGGCTGCCGGCCAGCCGGAGCAGGAACGCGTCGAAGTCGTCCCCGCAGGGCAGCAGCAGCCGCGCCACCCGGTCCTCCGGCGCCTCCGGACCGCCGGCGTCCCGGGCGTCGTCGTAGAGGCAGGCCCAGACCGAGCCGGTGCCCTCGCCACGGACCTTGATCGCCAGCAGGCCGCCCTGGACGTACGCGATCGCGAGGTAGTCCTTGGTCAGGTGGTCCCGCAGGCACTTGTTGGCGTAGACGAGGTCGTCGACCCCGTACTCCTCACTGAGCGTCAGGAACGGCTGGTCGAGCAGCAGTCCGTACTCGGTGTCGAGCGCGACGCCGGCCGGCGTGCGGCCGCCGGCCACCTTGAGGAAGTTGCGGTAGGCGCCGGGCAGCCGGTACCCCAGCCGCTCCTCCGCCCGCTGGACCAGGTCCTCCGGGACGCTCAGCGGGTCGCCGCCGTCCTTGGCCAGCGAGAAGTGCACCGGGCGGTGCTCCTGGAGCGGGCGGGTGCCGCGCCGGCCGTGGTCGGCGGTGGAGCGGGCCAGCCCGCCGTGGTGCCGCAGCAGCGCCTTCACCTCGACCGGGACGAGCTCCATCCGGCGCCAGCCCGGGGCGGCCCGCCCGACGGCGTGGTGCCAGGTCCAGCCGGGCGGGGTGGCGACGGCGGTGTCCAGGTCGGCCCAGAGCTCGTGGCCCTGGGTGAACAGCGCGGCGTTCGCCGAGACGAAGTCGGTCAGTCTCAGCTCGTCGACCCCGAAGCCGTCCGGCGGGTCGGCGACCTCGGCGGCGGCCGCGGCGTACGCACTGAAGTCCGGGTACCCGTACTCGTCCACCCGGACCCCGGCGGGATGCCTCTGCGCCCGTACCGGGTCCGGGAACTGCACCACCTGGCCCGCGTACGCCCCGTTGGGCGCGGCGGCGGTGCCGGGCCGACCTGTCGTCATCTGGGAGCCCCCACCTACTGAAGCCGATTGCTGGACACCAGGGTAGGGGGTCGGCCCGGAGCACGGTCGCCCCGCCTGGAGGTTCGTCCGAGCAGGCCGCAGCGGCCGACGGGGTGCCACGCCCCGCCCCCGGCCGCCCGGCCGCCCGGCGGGGCCGCCGCATCGCCCGGCCGCCGCGGGTACGCCCTCGCCGGGCCCCCTGCCCGGCACCGCGCCGCCCCGCCAGAGACTGCCCCAACAGCGCTTTCGGGCCGCGGAGTTGCCGGCCGCGACCGGTGCCCGCCCGGCCGCCCCGGCGCCCGGCGTCCCGGTCGCCGGCCGTCGCACGGCCCACCCGCCGCCACCTGCCGGGATCCGCTCGACCGGGGCCGGTACGAAGCCGGTCCAGCGCCGGTCCAGCGCCGATCCGGGCCTGTCCAGGGCCGATCCGGGCCCGATTCGTGAGGACAGCGTGCAGATCCGGCCCCCACCGCGTGTGCACCGGCCCCGCCTCCCGCGTTCCGGGCCGCCGATGCCCCATCCTTCTCTCCCCGGCCCAACACCCCGGGTGACCGACTGACAGTGGCGTTTGACAGGCTTGGGCCCGGGCCGAAGCCGGTCCGAACCGCCGTAGGCCCACGCCAGGGCACTACCCGCCGGTAGCCCGGACGGACGGACCGGACGGACGGACAACCGGACCACCGGCCCGGACGGACCGAGCGGCGACCGGAGCGGACGCCACGCAGAAGGAGGAGGCCGTATGACCGTCGAGGAGACCACCCCGGCCGGCGCCCCCCTGCTGCGCCACCTCCGCGACAGCCTGCTGCCCGCCGTCGCGGCCGCCCTCTCGCTGCGCGGCGGCGAGGTGCTCACCCTCGCCGGCGACAAGACCGAGCACCGACCCGGCCTGCACCCGCTGGTCGGCGACTTCCTGGACGCCCTGCCGATCGAGCACCGGGAGCGGTTCACCGGGCACTGCCCGGAGGCCGTCCTGCTCTCCCAGCACCTGACCACGGTGGACGCCGGCCGCTCCAAGCGCGCCGCCCGCAAACCGCTCAGCCTGGGCGAGGCCCGCAAGTCCCTCAAGGGCGCCCGGCTGACCACCGTCCGGATCCGGGAGGAGCACGACCCCTCGCACGGCACCCACGCGCCGCCGTGCCGGTCCTGCGAGCCGCTGCTGGAACACCTGAACGTCCAGAGCGTCGCCGTCGGGCCCCCCGGCGCCTGACCGCCGCCCCGCCGCACGACCCCTGTCCCCGATCGCTGGAGCACGCTCTGAACCCGCTCAGTCAGACCCCCGCCCGGCTGCGGCCGCGCTTTCCCGCCGACGTCGCCGCCGAGCTCAAGCAGGCCGGCTGGCACCCCGGCCGCTGGCAGATCCAGCAGGCCGAGGAGTGGGCCGACGCCCTCGCCGGGTACGGCGCCCCCGGCGATGCGCACGGCGTACGGCACTCGGTGTTCCCGGCGGCGGTGGAGGCCTGGGCCGAGTTCGGCGGCCTGCACTTCGAACCGTCCGGCGCCGGACGCGAACTGGCCCGCACGCCGTTCCTGCTCGACCCGCTCTGCGGCCTGCACCAGCCGCGCACCCTGGCCGACCTCGGCCGCGCCCTGGACACCAAGCTCGCCCCGCTCGGCGAGGAGATGTACGGCCGGGCGCTGCTCGCCATCGACGAGGCGGGCCGGGTCTACAGCCTGGACCACACCGGCGAGTGGTTCCTCGGCGAGGGCGTCGACCAGGCGGTCAGCACCCTGCTGCTCGGCACCGTCCCCGAGCGCCTGCGCACCGGTCCGCCGCCGGCCTGACCCGGCCGCCCCGGGCATCGGGCCCCGGGCACCGGGCCGGCTCGACCGCCCGCACGGCCCGGCGCCCGCTCAGCCCAGCCGCTCGCTCTGCAGTGCCAGCCGCGAGGGCAACACCGCCTCGACCCGGAAACCGCCGTCGCACTCCGGCCCGGCCCGGAAGGTGCCGCCCAGCGCCACCACCCGCTCGCGCATCCCGACCAGCCCGTTGCCCCCGCTCGGCAGGCCCACCCGCTCCCCCGCCGCCGGGCAGCCGTTCACCACCGCCACCCGGACCCCGTTCGGCACGTACGCCAGCAGCACCGCCACCAGCGCCCCGCCCGCGTGCTTGTGCGCGTTGGTCAGCCCCTCCTGGACCACCCGGAAGGCCGTCCGCTCCGCCTCGGTGCTGAACGGGCGGCGCGCCCCGCTGACCGTGAAGGTGACGGTCATCCCGGCCGCCTTCGACTGGTCGACCAGGCCCGGCAGCCCGGCCAGCCCGTCCGCCTGCTCGCCGGACCCGGCGCCCGGCTCCTCGGCCATCCGCAGCACCCCGAGGATCTCCCGCAGCTCGTCCAGCGCCTGCCGGCCGACCTCCGCCACCAGCTTGGCGCTCTGCGCCGCCTTCTGCGGATCCTTCGCCACGATCCGCTCCAGCGCACCGGCGTGCACCACCATCAGGGACACCCGGTGCGCGACCACGTCGTGCATCTCCCGGGCGATCCGGGTGCGCTCCTCCAGCCGCGCCCGGCGGGCCCGCTCCTGCGCCTGCTCGGCCAGCAGGTCCAGCTCGGTCTCCAGCCCGTGCGCACGGTCCTTCAGCGACTCCACCAGCCGCCGCTTCGCCCCCACGTACAGCCCGGTGACCACCGGAGGAACCGTCAACGCCACCCCGACCAGCACCGCCAGCAGGACCAGGCCCCACAGCGGCGGCCCGCCCACCTCCGGCGAGGGCGCCGAGGTGCCGGGGGCGAGCATCGCCGTCAGCACCATCCCCACCGACTCGACGAACGCCAGCCCCGACAGGGCCACCACCCGCCGGCGCCGCGAGGGCCACTCCCAGGTCGCCGCCAGCGTGTACAGCGACACCATCAGCAGGATCACGCCGGACAGCCCCGGCAGGAACAGCAGCGCCATCAGCACCGGCACCGCCGGCCAGCGCCGGCGCACCACCAGCGACGCCCCCGCCAGCACCCCGAGCACCACGGCCAGGACCGCGAGCGGCAGGCCCATCCCCAGCCGGTTGCCGACGAACTGGTACGCCCCGAATGCGCATTCCAGGCCGGCCAGCACGGCCAGCCCGATGTCCAGGAACGCGCTACGGCGCCGTTTCCACCACCACAGCGGCCGGACCGGCGGCGCTGCCTCCCCAGGCGGGTTACTCATACCTGACAGCCTAGGCGCTGGGGCGATCCGGCCCCATCGGATTCCCCGTCCGCGACCGTCCCTGCGGCTGTCCTCGCGCCCCCCGCCGGGCCTCGCCGACCCCCGCCAAGTGGTCCAGACCTCTCACCGCCGACCGCCCCGAACGACCGGACGTGTCCGCGATCCGGCCACCTCTCGGACGCGAGCCACCCACCCACCTATGCTGGTCGCGTCGGACAGCGCGGTCCGCACGCGTCACCGTCACCCAGGTGACAAGAGCCGTTGCCGAACCCCACCACCACAGGGAGCCAGCCGTGACCGCTCCGGTCCCCACCCCGGCGGACAGTCCCAACGCCGCCGCAGGTCCGATCGCAGACAACGCAGCCCTGCGCGCGGACATCCGCCGCCTCGGCGACCTGCTCGGCGAGACGCTCGTCCGTCAGGAGGGCCCGCAGCTGCTGGGCCTGGTCGAGCAGGTCCGCCTGCTCAGCCGCACCGACGGCGAGGCGACCGCCGAACTCCTCTCCGACATCGACCTGGAAACCGCGGGCAAGCTCGTCCGCGCCTTCTCCACCTACTTCCACCTCGCCAACGTCACCGAGCAGGTGCACCGCGGCCGCGAGTTCGCGACCCGCCGCGCCCGCGAGGGCTCGCTGCTCGCCCAGACCGCCGACCAGCTCGCCGAGGCCGACCCCAAGCACCTCGAGGACACCCTCGCCCACCTGGCCGTACGCCCGGTCTTCACCGCACACCCCACCGAGGCCGCCCGCCGCAGCGTCCTCAACAAGCTCCGCCGGATCGGCGAGCTGCTGGAGCGCATCCACCGCGAGCACGTCGCCTCGGGCCTCTCCACCACCGACCCCGCCCGGCACTCCTCCGCCAAGCGCCAGGCCGACCGCCGCCTCGCCGAGGTCATCGACCTGCTCTGGCAGACCGACGAGCTGCGCATCGCCCGCCCCGAGCCCACCGACGAGGCCCGCAACGCCGTCTACTACCTGGACGAGCTGTACCGCGACGCCGTCCCCGAGGTCCTCGAAGAACTCCACGAGGAGCTCGCCCGGGTCGGCCTCACCCTCCCCGAGGGCGTCCGGCCGCTGACCTTCGGCACCTGGATCGGCGGCGACCGCGACGGCAACCCCAACGTCACCCCGCAGGTCACCTGGGAC
The sequence above is a segment of the Kitasatospora sp. NBC_00240 genome. Coding sequences within it:
- a CDS encoding SUKH-4 family immunity protein translates to MVTYAQAQAVADDWINGGVPRSQQREVRVREFDLGFVCWSVDPAEGPAGDGGEVRLVIARDTGASTLWPALPVNEVVRQYEEVYGRPVGANPAGAARPAPGPVEATSFLLSPPQWLQEAGAAAIAAEAARLGAPAPAAQQPAPAPAPAPTPAAPPAPEPEFAGGYGQGAGPAVLSTPPASDRPAGDAPTMLAPPSGRDAPAPPAGGEAATVLLPEGMPAGPPAPPGATPPFPAQQQAADGYAPTVLAPPGGPPGLAGLPGAPGTPQPPVDHAATMLAPPEGLPGAPGVPGPPVVGPGVDHAPTMLASPDAAPGLMGLPGAPAAPGPAGLGRSGSSAPPPPPPADLRGGAGPAQGGAGRGASAPPPPPPGGLRQSPGVAPAAGGLGRSGSSAPPPPPPPGLRGADGPPAPAPAAAPPGAPGGPAAGVAYERTQLAHAVELPGGPGTPRPAVPPAGYGYPGAGAPGAAGPAVAPAVVPPPAPGPQGPPVPPGVPVVGPGYFAALSYRAPDGSEQKLLQRSEPGTPHPEWKILQELRRLNVPPEQVLELYTELESCDLPGGYCARMIRASWPNVRLTHTAGYGRDQQARQAGMSHLLDHLDELHQLASAPQRPRPVRAPLPAPGSVPPLPPLPPQQLAAELGQAFGPAVFRFEQRAVSRQGVPEPVAQTLMWAGLPRDFGPFFWAQAQEGRPIPTLAELAAERGVQGGPDFGGYLVLGNDYGRQLCVQYGTAAVVAVDLEGGGEPPRFVNTGVPEFVRSLALLGRMWRLRYSLTPDQAGRWTTDFQTQLAAVDPAALQSADTWWAVLLEQFWDGLL
- a CDS encoding SMI1/KNR4 family protein, whose amino-acid sequence is MTTGRPGTAAAPNGAYAGQVVQFPDPVRAQRHPAGVRVDEYGYPDFSAYAAAAAEVADPPDGFGVDELRLTDFVSANAALFTQGHELWADLDTAVATPPGWTWHHAVGRAAPGWRRMELVPVEVKALLRHHGGLARSTADHGRRGTRPLQEHRPVHFSLAKDGGDPLSVPEDLVQRAEERLGYRLPGAYRNFLKVAGGRTPAGVALDTEYGLLLDQPFLTLSEEYGVDDLVYANKCLRDHLTKDYLAIAYVQGGLLAIKVRGEGTGSVWACLYDDARDAGGPEAPEDRVARLLLPCGDDFDAFLLRLAGSPPELETVAELMVDGGFARAVPVR
- a CDS encoding YwqJ-related putative deaminase, whose protein sequence is MTVEETTPAGAPLLRHLRDSLLPAVAAALSLRGGEVLTLAGDKTEHRPGLHPLVGDFLDALPIEHRERFTGHCPEAVLLSQHLTTVDAGRSKRAARKPLSLGEARKSLKGARLTTVRIREEHDPSHGTHAPPCRSCEPLLEHLNVQSVAVGPPGA
- a CDS encoding SUKH-3 domain-containing protein, whose protein sequence is MRPRFPADVAAELKQAGWHPGRWQIQQAEEWADALAGYGAPGDAHGVRHSVFPAAVEAWAEFGGLHFEPSGAGRELARTPFLLDPLCGLHQPRTLADLGRALDTKLAPLGEEMYGRALLAIDEAGRVYSLDHTGEWFLGEGVDQAVSTLLLGTVPERLRTGPPPA
- a CDS encoding histidine kinase translates to MSNPPGEAAPPVRPLWWWKRRRSAFLDIGLAVLAGLECAFGAYQFVGNRLGMGLPLAVLAVVLGVLAGASLVVRRRWPAVPVLMALLFLPGLSGVILLMVSLYTLAATWEWPSRRRRVVALSGLAFVESVGMVLTAMLAPGTSAPSPEVGGPPLWGLVLLAVLVGVALTVPPVVTGLYVGAKRRLVESLKDRAHGLETELDLLAEQAQERARRARLEERTRIAREMHDVVAHRVSLMVVHAGALERIVAKDPQKAAQSAKLVAEVGRQALDELREILGVLRMAEEPGAGSGEQADGLAGLPGLVDQSKAAGMTVTFTVSGARRPFSTEAERTAFRVVQEGLTNAHKHAGGALVAVLLAYVPNGVRVAVVNGCPAAGERVGLPSGGNGLVGMRERVVALGGTFRAGPECDGGFRVEAVLPSRLALQSERLG